In Streptomyces chartreusis NRRL 3882, the following are encoded in one genomic region:
- a CDS encoding aminoglycoside nucleotidyltransferase ANT9: MPEQPATDHLVQLLRTTLGDSVLGIYLHGSATLGGLRPHSDIDVLAVVRDRIAHAQRRALVEELLKVSGVDGRRHVELIVVVQDDVRPWRYPPTCDFLYGDWLREDYERGVTPVPEPSPDLAPVLTMVLRADVPLHGPPPAELLDPVPHDDLRRAIVAGVPELMAELDSDTRNVLLTLARIWTTLTTGTIRSKDAAAAWALDRLPAEHRPVLARARAVYLGEEAERWDDLAPRPCAEFLARMITESHPS, from the coding sequence ATGCCAGAGCAGCCCGCCACCGACCACCTCGTCCAGCTCCTCCGCACCACCCTCGGCGACTCCGTCCTCGGTATCTACCTGCACGGCTCCGCCACCCTCGGCGGCCTGCGCCCGCACAGTGACATCGACGTCCTGGCCGTCGTGAGGGACCGCATCGCGCACGCCCAACGCCGGGCCCTGGTCGAGGAGTTGCTCAAGGTGTCCGGTGTGGACGGGCGGCGGCACGTCGAGCTGATCGTCGTCGTACAGGACGACGTACGACCCTGGCGCTACCCGCCCACCTGCGACTTCCTCTACGGCGACTGGCTGCGCGAGGACTACGAGCGCGGAGTGACCCCGGTCCCCGAACCCAGCCCCGACCTCGCGCCTGTCCTCACGATGGTCCTGCGCGCCGACGTCCCGCTCCACGGGCCGCCGCCCGCCGAGCTCCTGGACCCCGTGCCGCACGACGACCTCAGGCGCGCCATCGTCGCCGGCGTGCCGGAGCTGATGGCCGAGCTGGACTCCGACACCCGCAACGTGCTGCTCACCCTGGCCAGGATCTGGACCACCCTCACCACCGGGACCATCCGCTCGAAGGACGCGGCAGCCGCGTGGGCGCTCGACCGGCTCCCAGCCGAGCACCGGCCCGTCCTCGCCCGCGCCCGGGCCGTCTACCTGGGGGAGGAGGCGGAGCGCTGGGACGACCTGGCGCCCCGGCCCTGCGCCGAGTTCCTGGCCCGGATGATCACGGAGAGTCACCCGTCGTAG
- a CDS encoding Uma2 family endonuclease: protein MTVLEDRIDMAEADDELTLDELFESLERTTPEGYKVEIVEGAIFMSPQRDTHWEIILDIVEQLRTKYPRKRVKSDVRVDYPGHLNGFASDVTLVAEGAEKNEKGLWHCQDIEFVAEVISKGTAHNDYGPKKTAYALAEVPVYLIADPYQGKCHLYTQPKDGDYLTETTVTFGGSVDLTITEIGLTLKTDEFPRD from the coding sequence ATGACCGTCCTTGAAGACAGGATCGACATGGCCGAGGCAGACGACGAGCTGACTTTGGACGAGCTGTTCGAGTCGCTCGAGCGGACCACCCCCGAGGGTTACAAGGTCGAGATCGTCGAGGGGGCCATCTTCATGTCGCCGCAGCGGGACACGCACTGGGAGATCATCCTGGACATTGTCGAGCAACTGCGTACCAAGTACCCGCGCAAGCGCGTGAAATCGGATGTCCGCGTCGACTATCCGGGGCACCTCAACGGATTCGCCTCCGACGTGACCCTCGTGGCCGAGGGAGCCGAGAAGAACGAGAAGGGCCTCTGGCACTGCCAGGACATCGAGTTCGTGGCCGAAGTCATCTCGAAGGGCACGGCCCACAACGACTACGGCCCGAAGAAGACCGCCTACGCCCTCGCCGAAGTCCCCGTCTACCTCATCGCCGACCCGTACCAGGGCAAGTGCCACCTGTACACCCAGCCCAAGGACGGCGACTACCTGACGGAGACGACGGTCACCTTCGGCGGGAGCGTCGACCTCACCATCACGGAGATCGGCCTCACCCTCAAGACCGACGAGTTCCCCCGCGACTGA
- a CDS encoding aldo/keto reductase yields the protein MKYTQLGRTGLKVSRLVLGTMNFGPQTDEADSHAIMDAALDAGINFFDTANVYGWGENKGRTESIIGNWFAKGGGRRDKVVLATKVYGNMGADGPAWPNHDKLSAVNIRRAVDASLKRLQTDYIDVYQFHHVDRDTPFEEIWQAIDVLVQQGKILYVGSSNFPGYKIAQANEIAARRGGTIGLVSEQCLYNLAERRAEMEVVPAAQEYGLGVIPWSPLHGGLLGGVLKKEVEGKRRASGRAADALADPGTRARIQSYEDLLDKHGIEPGEAALAWLLTRPGVTGPIVGPRTCEQLASAVRAAELELSEELLTGLDEIFPGPGPSPEAFAW from the coding sequence ATGAAGTACACGCAGCTCGGACGCACGGGACTCAAGGTCAGCCGGCTCGTCCTCGGCACCATGAACTTCGGCCCGCAGACCGACGAGGCCGACAGCCACGCCATCATGGACGCGGCGCTGGACGCCGGCATCAACTTCTTCGACACCGCCAACGTCTACGGCTGGGGCGAGAACAAGGGCCGTACCGAAAGCATCATCGGCAACTGGTTCGCCAAGGGCGGGGGACGGCGCGACAAGGTCGTCCTCGCCACGAAGGTGTACGGCAACATGGGCGCCGACGGCCCGGCCTGGCCGAACCACGACAAGCTCTCCGCCGTCAACATCCGGCGGGCCGTGGACGCCAGCCTGAAGCGGCTCCAGACCGACTACATCGACGTGTACCAGTTCCACCACGTCGACCGGGACACCCCCTTCGAGGAGATCTGGCAGGCGATCGACGTCCTGGTCCAGCAGGGCAAGATCCTCTACGTCGGGTCGTCGAACTTCCCCGGCTACAAGATCGCCCAGGCCAACGAGATCGCCGCCCGGCGCGGCGGGACCATCGGGCTGGTCAGCGAGCAGTGCCTGTACAACCTCGCCGAGCGGCGCGCCGAGATGGAGGTCGTCCCGGCCGCGCAGGAGTACGGCCTGGGCGTCATCCCGTGGTCGCCGCTGCACGGCGGTCTGCTGGGCGGTGTCCTCAAGAAGGAGGTCGAGGGCAAGCGCCGTGCCTCCGGCCGCGCGGCCGACGCGCTCGCCGACCCCGGCACCCGCGCGCGGATCCAGTCCTACGAGGACCTGCTCGACAAGCACGGCATCGAGCCCGGCGAGGCCGCCCTGGCATGGCTGCTCACCCGCCCCGGCGTGACCGGCCCGATCGTCGGCCCCCGCACCTGCGAACAGCTCGCCTCCGCCGTGCGCGCGGCCGAGCTGGAGCTGTCCGAGGAGCTTCTGACAGGCCTGGACGAGATCTTCCCGGGCCCGGGCCCGTCGCCGGAGGCCTTCGCCTGGTAG
- the thpR gene encoding RNA 2',3'-cyclic phosphodiesterase, with the protein MRLFAAVLPPDEVRRELGAVVDALRALPGADGMRWTGRPGWHFTLAFYGEVDDGLVPELSARLERAAHRTRPFPLAVRGGGQFGRGKALWAGAEGDLATLRLLAERAEAAARKAGVPMGEHRRYKAHLTVARRRESGDVRAFLDALDAFTGRTWTVDELALVRSNLPTSGVPGEQPRYEAVGRWALGGAG; encoded by the coding sequence ATGAGACTCTTCGCGGCCGTGCTGCCCCCTGACGAGGTGCGTCGTGAACTCGGCGCCGTGGTCGACGCGTTGCGCGCGCTGCCCGGGGCGGACGGGATGCGCTGGACCGGCCGGCCCGGCTGGCACTTCACGCTCGCCTTCTACGGGGAGGTCGACGACGGGCTCGTGCCGGAGCTGTCGGCCCGGCTGGAGCGGGCCGCCCACCGGACGCGTCCCTTTCCGCTGGCCGTGCGGGGCGGCGGTCAGTTCGGGCGCGGCAAGGCGCTGTGGGCCGGGGCCGAAGGCGACCTGGCGACGCTGCGGCTGCTGGCCGAGCGGGCGGAGGCGGCGGCGCGGAAGGCGGGGGTGCCGATGGGGGAGCACCGGCGGTACAAGGCCCACCTGACCGTGGCGCGCCGACGGGAGTCGGGGGATGTGCGCGCCTTCCTGGATGCGCTCGACGCGTTCACGGGCCGGACCTGGACGGTGGACGAGCTCGCGCTGGTGCGGAGCAATCTGCCGACGTCGGGGGTTCCGGGGGAGCAGCCCCGCTACGAGGCGGTCGGCCGGTGGGCGCTCGGCGGCGCCGGTTAG